Within the Leptospira selangorensis genome, the region TCACTTTCTTTTTCCTTGCTATGAAAAACAAAACCCAACATAAAATTCTCCTCACTCGTCTTCCAGACGTAGTAATTCTTCCCTATTCAAAATAATCATGGTCTTATCTTTTAAAATGGTTACGTTTCGAATGAACCTCGCCTCTTTCTCGTTTAAATGAGAAGGGCAACTCTCCAGATCCTTATTAGCAACTTCTACGATATCCGAAACCGAATCGGAAAGGATAGCGAAGGTTTCCTTCTTCCCTTTCAAACGAATAAGAGAATGTTTTCCTTCTCCGTTTGTCCGGTCCTTTCCGAAGAGTGACCTCAAATTCAGTATAGTAACCAGATCTCCACGTAAATTTACAATCCCCTCAATGTATTCAGGAGAATGCGGAACTTTTAATATTCTTTTATTA harbors:
- a CDS encoding chemotaxis protein CheW, whose product is MAEQEDKKQYLSFFLGTEIYGLPLEGCKEVDHNKRILKVPHSPEYIEGIVNLRGDLVTILNLRSLFGKDRTNGEGKHSLIRLKGKKETFAILSDSVSDIVEVANKDLESCPSHLNEKEARFIRNVTILKDKTMIILNREELLRLEDE